TAAATGCAGGCTAATGTTTAATTATTCAAACTTTCGATCGCAATTATCTCCATACCTTACATAGAAAGTGCATTAATGTCATTCTACCATTAGTGGCACGAGTCTCTATAAGTTTTAAGAGGCTGTCCAAGCGAAAACCTACAGCCTGACCTGCAATGAAATAGCAAGAATATTACTTTCTTCAATAAAGTTGATATAAGGTATtggtaattaaaattatttagcGACAAAAAGAGCCCAAAGATACAATAAGTCGATATTAACACATGATCTAGCCCCCGATTAATTTGCCATTATTCCATCTACGTAATAACTTATTTATTGATATCAGTCTTTCAAAACACTAGGCTGGACCCTTTGGATAAACTGATCTGTATTGACCATGAGTGGTTTGCAAATACAGGTGCATCTGAACGTGAAGGCAATGTTTGCCATGGCTGTTTTTACGATAGTGGGTAATGGCGTGTCTACTAAATTCTGGATGGATTGCTGGCTATgaggcttctttttttttcttcgaaaaatgcaggagagctgcgtatctttgaaTTAAGAAGAGAAAAGGGTAGAACCCTTAAATTATAAAACACACACCCTCCTAAATCCTCATAGTCCCACGAGTTATGCGTGCGCCTTTGGACAACATAACAACCACGACCACAGCTAGATTAACAATCTTCCCTTGTCAAGGCCAATAGGTAAGAGATCCCTTTGGCCCCCTGCCAAGCTCCAAAGTTTCATCTCTTCAGAGAGACAGCTCAATGCATCAGCTAGCATGGGTGTGGCGCCATAAAGACGGTTGCGGAGAGTCCATAAAGTCCATGATCCTAGGATGATGATAGAGTTGAGCGCTTGTCTAACTTAACCAGCCACCACCTCGTTGGTTCTAGATCACCATGAATCAAAAGAGGAACCATCAGGCTGAGGGAAAAGGATGTGAAGATCAAATCTTTTCAGCACCTCAAACCAGAATTGACGAGAAAAAACACAGGTCCCCAACAAGTGATTAATTGTTTCTGCTTCCTGATCACAGAGTGGGCAGCATGGGGGACAATCCAAGTCACGACGACCAAGCCGATAGGCCGTCCAGGCGTCGAGCACTTGTTATGGCTAAGGGACTATCATGGAGCTAGCACCTAATCTTGTTTCTTCGGTGCCTAAAAGAATTCTAAACAACTGAATGATACAAGAAGTATTGGCTGATCGACAATGGTGGGTATCTGATACAAGAGGGGCGCTATCAACAGCGCGGTGGCGGGATACTTAGAGCTTTGGGACATGCTGGATGTTTGGCAGCTGGAACATGGCATAGCAGGCTAGCATGTCTGGTGGTTGTCTGTATACATCAGGTACATAAGATTTATGACGTGGAGAAGTCTTTGAAAGTGCTGGGCACTGCTGTGATTCAAGGTATTCTTATGGCTAGCCCTCTAGAATCAATGCGGGCGCAGATAGATTGGTGAAAAGGGGGTTGCCTCACCTGGCAGAGTGCCCCTTGTGTCTCAATCAGAAGAAACTATGCATCATATCCTCATTCATGCATGGTGTCTCAAGAGGTTTGGTTTTCCATCCTCTAGAAAGTAAATCTACAGGCTGTAATGCCACAAGGAGACTCCTCCTCTAGCTTGTGGCATGGTGCACTCAAAAGACTAGAGCAAGGGATCCGCAAGGGCTTCAACATGTTGGTGCAAACAGTGATGAATGGAAGGTCCTTGTGGTGTGCTGCAGGAGGACCTCCCAGTATTTCCCTCGAAAAAAGGGACCCCGGTCGGTGTTATCCTGGGTAGTTCCAGTGTTTTGGTGGTGTGTTCATCTCCTTCATGTAAGTGACATGGAGTTTGTACAATCCTGTAGCATTTATGTTCTGTAACCTAACAATCATTGTTTTCCTTCTATTATTGAAATGGAACGCAGCCCTCCTCCATGCTCCAAGGAAAAACAAGGAACTGATAATACTGTCTAACAGGGTGAGTTGAAATTATCCCAGAAACATCAATGTTTTTCATCTGAACAGACATGCAGAGAATTAGTTTCGAAGATattcacaacaacaacaacccgAAGTCCATTACCTCTTGGAGTGCCTTGATTCAATGTATTCCCAATTAACAGAATATTCTTCATGATGACCTTCAACTTCTCAGAGCTTCTGAGCTGATTGGCATATCAGAGATGAGTTCTCTCATGATCAACATGGATGCCAaatgtaaaaaataaaaataaaaattcaggAGTAATGCTTACCTCCTCACAAGCGGATGACACAGTCTGCAAATTCTTCCTAACATCCCTAATCtaagaggaaaagaagaaagtTGGATAGTGAAAAGCCATGAACAACTCGATAATCGAAATCCCAAAAAGTTACCAATGTATGACCTGTGACTGAAACTGAATCTTGAAAGCAAATATCCTAAGCTTAGATTCAACCCTTGGCACCTTCATTAACTCTAGAAAGAACTGCACAGGGGGGAAAAGGCAGCAAGGTAAATTGAAGGAGAACAAGCACCTTATGATTTGTAATAATTATGCAAATACTCCGGTATGCATTTGTATCCTTAGAAGAAAACGTAGATAAACATGTTAATTACATTTGAGTATGTCTATAAAACAGAATATGGATGCTTACATGCTCACACTTTCCAAGAGCTTCCTTGTCCCCGCTGTAGTTCTGGTGGACAAAAATATGCTAAGTAATTGACCTTATTTTGGCAATAAATTCAGGGAAGAAAATGATTCAAGATTATGAGGGACACATGGAAAGTTTTAAGTATTATTCAAAAACAACCTTTAGAAGCTCCATCTCCTCTTTTGTTGGGCAAAATTTAATGAGATTTTCAATTTGATCAGCATCCAAAACTGAATCATCCAAAGCTAGAGCAGCACTCTGTTATAAGTAGAGAAAGTAAACATATAGATACATTACAGTTAATACATGCACTTGAAACCTTACTTGACTATTAGTCAACAACTTGGGATTAATTTTTGTGTAAATTCCCATAAAAGGGAGATGATTCTTATCAGTGAAGCAACTGAAGTTGCGATGTGAGTAAAAATCACCAGAACCAGGTGATTGTGGACCTACATATTTTTCAAGAATACAATTCTGGACCAAAATATGCTGATAACTTCAAGACAATTTTGCTAGATTGTAAAATAGTGCGTATCGAAATTGTGATACAATCTGGTCGAAGTAGTAAGTGTGATGACCTGCCATATTGCTAGCTCTACCATATacaaaaatgcattttcagtcCGAGGCAGATATGCAGACCAAATTGGGAAAAAGTGCAGCCACAACAGCCAACGCAGTTATTTTATCCACTTATCTGAGCTGGAGAACAAATTACAGATAGGAACTCCCTTTCTTGCCACTAAACATGCTGCTATTTTGTTTTTTCTCTCCACTTGACCCACTTGTCGTTAATCAATGGCAAAATTTGCGAGACAAACAAAAAATTCCCTAGAATTTATTTAATGCTTCCACTTTTACCAAACTGTTTAAAGAAAACTACTGTGGGTCTTCTATAACAACCtggtttcatgcttgtattGATATCGAAAGGCAAATAATTGCTCATGGTGAATGTCCACTATTCACAGCGAACTCATGCAATTGATGGAATTGTCAATGCTTCAAAAACTATGGACAATCTATGCGCTTTCTCTTCATTTATGACATAATCCTTAAGAAATGCAAAGGGTATAGGCACATAGCTGGTCAAAAGATACTTACCATCATATCAGAGAGCGGCATTTTAATTTTTGTCAACATGATCTCTGTGTTATTGGCCCGTCTTAGGTCAATCTGTGGATTAGTCAAAGACACCAACACACTTTTAGAGGAAAAAAATAGTAACACAAGTATAGTATTTTTTTATGGATGCACATGAGGGGCTTCTATTGCCACAATgcgaaataataaaaaaaaaaggaccAACTTTAGTGACAGCATTTTTAGTGCTAACAAAGTATATTTTGAGATAAAgtattaaaatggaatgcaaataCAGAAACATTGCAGGTTTTCCTTTCCCAATTTTGGGGCTAGAAGATTAGATTTTTCATGCATATTAAGCCCCTGGGCACTTAAGATTAAAGAGAACAAAATATTACTAATCATAATTGACATTCTCCAATATTCTGAGAGTGACTCGTGTAcaccaaataaataaataaaaaacagtTTAGCACATGAAAAAAAAGGCTCTTCAAATTTTTCATATTCACTCCTTTCTATGACTCAGGTCTCTGAGGGTAACTTGGGGAGGTGGTCTTACTTCAGGGTCCGAACATAACCTTACGTGTATTATGCGATATTGTACATCATTTAATGCTGGTTGGCTACAAAGGTAATTAACATACTATCATACTGAGGAGTAGATGGCATTCTTTCTATGTGGTATGGACCCAtcttataaaaggaaaataaacTTCCATGCAACTACTAATAACTAACAAAAAGGCAGTACATAAACTCGAGATTGGCCATTGCTTTCACTAGCATGCGTAATCCTTGAGTAAGTTACCAGTTGAACTTTATCTGGTTTAGATCCAAGAGATTTTCCACGTCCTTCTGATTTTGAGCCACCTTTTGTCTTTGGAGCAATGGTAAACAGAGACTCCAGTTCATTTACATCAAATTCAGCACGACTGCATCAATCATGTTACCAGTTAACATAGTAATGAGGTGAGAAATATATATTGAATGTTACTAGAATCTACTATCATTGAAAAAATGGGATTTCAGTTAAGTTCATATGACATTTATCATCAGAGCAATTTTCAGAATAAATATAGAGAAAAGTAGAGAATCTATATCTTTTGGCAAGCAAGTGATTGATCAGTTGAGAGTACCTATTGGCATCCACTTGCTTTTGTAGCTCTGCCCACAAACTTCCTTGCATTGCCCTTGTTACTTTTACCCAGTGTAGTGGTTTTAGAGATGACCTCCGTGCTCCACTTTGTAAAGTCGAGCCTAATGCCCGAGCAAGGCCATGACCTCTTCCACCAGGTGGAGTAGGCATACCTCTTCCACCTGGAGGTGGAGGGGGCCCGCCAGGCACTCCAGGAGGTGGAGGGGGCCCACCAGGCACTCCAGGAGGCATTGGAGGGGCAGGTgcaccaggaggaggaggagggccaccTACTCCTCCATGTCCTCTAGGagggggaggtggaggcccTCCATGACctccaggaggaggaggaggagggggagctcCACCTCGAAATCCAGCAGGTGGTGGAGATAGTGGAGTGCCTCCTAGGCCTCCAACAGGCGGTGGGGGAGGTGGAACTCCTCCAATGCCTCCAGGtagaggcggtggtggtggagcccCAATATATCCTccaggaggtggcggcggcggcggagccccaACGTATCCTccaggaggtggcggcggtggtggagcccCAACGTATCCtccgggtggtggcggcggtggtggagcccCTACATACCCTCCTGGaagtggcggtggaggaggagcccctCCATATCCTCTAggaggtggtggtagtggtggtggtggtggtgatggagCCCCTACATATGCTCCGggaagtggtggtggtggtggagcccCTACATATCCTCCAGGGGGTGGTGAAGGAGCCCCTGCATATCCTCCGGGAGGTGGCGGGGGTGGTGGAACCCCTGCATATCCTTCGGGatgtggcggtggtggagcgcCTCCACATGCTCTTGAAGGTGATAGTGGTGGTGGATCCCCTATATATCCATTGGaatatggtggtggtggtggcggcggtggaggtggcgaTCGTGAAGGACCTTCCAATCGTTTGATAGGTTGGAGCAATGACAAATCTCTACTTTGAAATCCAATTGGCAATGGAATTCCTCCTAGTCCTCCAGtaaggggtggtggtggtggtggtggtggaatgCCCCTTAATTCTCTCGAGGGAGATGTTAGTGGAGCTTCCCTATGTCCTCTAGGAGGTAGAGCTGGTGGAATGTTCATAATTCCTCCACAATGAGTAGGCAGTGGAGATCCTCTTTGTTCTTTAgggagaggaggtggaggtggaatTTGTTTAGTGACTTTAAGAAGAGGAGCTTTCCACGGTGATTTTGTACTCTCAATAGAAGGTGGTGATAAAATTTCACTCCCtctaggtggtggtggtggtggcggcggcggcggaatttTATCAATCTTTGTTAAAGGTGGAGATGAAACTACTACATGGTCCTCTAAGAGAGGAGAAGGTGGGATTGCTACATCTTTCTGAAAATGAGGTTGGTATGAACACGGAGATGGAGGTGCAATATAACGTaaaggtggtggtggaggtggaggtataATATGCCTTGTAGGTGattgtggaggaggaggtgatgGAGGCGGAGTAATATGTTTTCTACGAGGAGATGGACGATTAGggagtggaggtggaggtggagctaCAAAAGATTCTCTAGAaaaaggtggaggagggggtggGGAAGGTGTATTTTCATAATGTTTTCTTGGAGAAAGTGGAGTGAAAGATAAACATGGAGATGTTACAATTGTTGCATGacatgatggtggtggtggcggcagcggtggaGGAGACAAAAGTATAGGCTCAGACAATTTTTGTGGTGATGGTTGAATTGGAATGCCTCCATGTTCTTTATCATCAGCTATAGCAGGCAAGACTCCATTGATTGTTTCACTTTGTGATATCTCCACATTGCAGGGCTCCAAATGCAACAAAGATTTTGCATCTTCACTAGTAGTTGGGACATCCATGACAGTTAGTGTATCAGGTCTACTTGCTACTTCACCATCTACCAAATTAGAGGCTCCTAAGAGGCATTCTGTTGTATCTATACTACTTTTTGAAGGTGAAGTTAATGAGGAATCACCCAAGTCATGAACAGTTTGTGTACAATCATGACTAGAGGAACTTGTTTGTCCATGTTCAGATATTAGAGTGCTTGAATCACTTTGGGTGCAAGGATCATGTGGAGGTGGCAGTGGAGGCGGGCGTGGGGACTGAGGATCATATTTGTTGGAAGAAGGAAAATTTAGTGGTCGAGGTGGTCGTACTGCGGGAGGATGTGGTTTAACATGCTCTTGGTGTTTGGGCGATATTGAAGATGACATTGACATCTCTATGTAAGCTTCAAATGTTGATGAAGGTAGAGATGAAACAGTTCTTATTGGTCGGAGAAGGGGATGTACCAGAGATattt
The nucleotide sequence above comes from Panicum virgatum strain AP13 chromosome 3K, P.virgatum_v5, whole genome shotgun sequence. Encoded proteins:
- the LOC120699883 gene encoding formin-like protein 12 isoform X7, whose amino-acid sequence is MGCRPQVHKELQSREFDAESDASTEVAHDDDDIDVASADEFFEAEEIFSNADSQEGHKDADTLSTTSTDFGPTPRAEPRKNSPFTNFELDIGINGSGDNKIDELGLLLETTNDEKTCTPNEANTMHINKAEVVMSSLAATIDEDRDFSSNKEHGCMLENCSSKRDKSMGSNQDSSQIDNVLVKEVIISETNSPKDIQMIKEVIISEVTTPKLVLEGNTMDSELGETVHNLESTTLEEAEDKQRLDTFPKDEGDSGGNEYVAYDNGLVIEHEESSNEQKLHIRDANVQVIGPTDENNRVALPLSGESHLQSSSTSSESSSVKKQIKRLRACGSNGTVEQTDGIDASFSSSQSQSSNISSANMNIPPEGSIIAVTHLPTSVNAKKKHFVPLSTSSLFAQSSPRRSLLRAASTDLSFLSPLQRESKQNSVASTSGRDDSASSSVPPPSSLYTPLGSSSKISLVHPLLRPIRTVSSLPSSTFEAYIEMSMSSSISPKHQEHVKPHPPAVRPPRPLNFPSSNKYDPQSPRPPPLPPPHDPCTQSDSSTLISEHGQTSSSSHDCTQTVHDLGDSSLTSPSKSSIDTTECLLGASNLVDGEVASRPDTLTVMDVPTTSEDAKSLLHLEPCNVEISQSETINGVLPAIADDKEHGGIPIQPSPQKLSEPILLSPPPLPPPPPSCHATIVTSPCLSFTPLSPRKHYENTPSPPPPPPFSRESFVAPPPPPLPNRPSPRRKHITPPPSPPPPQSPTRHIIPPPPPPPLRYIAPPSPCSYQPHFQKDVAIPPSPLLEDHVVVSSPPLTKIDKIPPPPPPPPPPRGSEILSPPSIESTKSPWKAPLLKVTKQIPPPPPLPKEQRGSPLPTHCGGIMNIPPALPPRGHREAPLTSPSRELRGIPPPPPPPPLTGGLGGIPLPIGFQSRDLSLLQPIKRLEGPSRSPPPPPPPPPPYSNGYIGDPPPLSPSRACGGAPPPPHPEGYAGVPPPPPPPGGYAGAPSPPPGGYVGAPPPPPLPGAYVGAPSPPPPPLPPPPRGYGGAPPPPPLPGGYVGAPPPPPPPGGYVGAPPPPPPPGGYVGAPPPPPPPGGYIGAPPPPPLPGGIGGVPPPPPPVGGLGGTPLSPPPAGFRGGAPPPPPPPGGHGGPPPPPPRGHGGVGGPPPPPGAPAPPMPPGVPGGPPPPPGVPGGPPPPPGGRGMPTPPGGRGHGLARALGSTLQSGARRSSLKPLHWVKVTRAMQGSLWAELQKQVDANSRAEFDVNELESLFTIAPKTKGGSKSEGRGKSLGSKPDKVQLIDLRRANNTEIMLTKIKMPLSDMMSAALALDDSVLDADQIENLIKFCPTKEEMELLKNYSGDKEALGKCEHFFLELMKVPRVESKLRIFAFKIQFQSQIRDVRKNLQTVSSACEELRSSEKLKVIMKNILLIGNTLNQGTPRGQAVGFRLDSLLKLIETRATNGRMTLMHFLCKSLAEKSPEVMDFHEDLVSLEASSKLQLKALAEEQQAVVKGLEKVELELTASESDGPVSDVFRKTLKEFIDYSSADVRSLSAFYSEVGKSADALALYFGEDPAKFPFEQVATTLLTFVGLFRKAHDENLKQIEAEKKKAQKEAEKEANQDKTPVKSKNGNGDKSPRSPSAFK
- the LOC120699883 gene encoding formin-like protein 12 isoform X1; protein product: MDPYKYKNYLDSIILQLREQFADSSLMVLNFRDEGKGLVSGIFSTYGITVKDYPCQYQGCPLLPLEIILHFLRLSERWLMVEGQQNILLMHCEKGAWPVLAFMLAGLLLYRKQYNGEQRTLDMVYKQAPKELLQMLTILNPQPSHLRYLGYICKMDDELGWPTQPIPFTLDCVILRKVPNFDGVGGCRPIVRVHGQDILTIDRSHRSVAPASKAKKHVRRYRQADNVPVKLNVGSYVQGDVVLECLHVSDGPEDEKLMFRVMFNTFFIQSHILLLNFEDIDIPWDADHKFTKNFKAEVLFSEFDAESDASTEVAHDDDDIDVASADEFFEAEEIFSNADSQEGHKDADTLSTTSTDFGPTPRAEPRKNSPFTNFELDIGINGSGDNKIDELGLLLETTNDEKTCTPNEANTMHINKAEVVMSSLAATIDEDRDFSSNKEHGCMLENCSSKRDKSMGSNQDSSQIDNVLVKEVIISETNSPKDIQMIKEVIISEVTTPKLVLEGNTMDSELGETVHNLESTTLEEAEDKQRLDTFPKDEGDSGGNEYVAYDNGLVIEHEESSNEQKLHIRDANVQVIGPTDENNRVALPLSGESHLQSSSTSSESSSVKKQIKRLRACGSNGTVEQTDGIDASFSSSQSQSSNISSANMNIPPEGSIIAVTHLPTSVNAKKKHFVPLSTSSLFAQSSPRRSLLRAASTDLSFLSPLQRESKQNSVASTSGRDDSASSSVPPPSSLYTPLGSSSKISLVHPLLRPIRTVSSLPSSTFEAYIEMSMSSSISPKHQEHVKPHPPAVRPPRPLNFPSSNKYDPQSPRPPPLPPPHDPCTQSDSSTLISEHGQTSSSSHDCTQTVHDLGDSSLTSPSKSSIDTTECLLGASNLVDGEVASRPDTLTVMDVPTTSEDAKSLLHLEPCNVEISQSETINGVLPAIADDKEHGGIPIQPSPQKLSEPILLSPPPLPPPPPSCHATIVTSPCLSFTPLSPRKHYENTPSPPPPPPFSRESFVAPPPPPLPNRPSPRRKHITPPPSPPPPQSPTRHIIPPPPPPPLRYIAPPSPCSYQPHFQKDVAIPPSPLLEDHVVVSSPPLTKIDKIPPPPPPPPPPRGSEILSPPSIESTKSPWKAPLLKVTKQIPPPPPLPKEQRGSPLPTHCGGIMNIPPALPPRGHREAPLTSPSRELRGIPPPPPPPPLTGGLGGIPLPIGFQSRDLSLLQPIKRLEGPSRSPPPPPPPPPPYSNGYIGDPPPLSPSRACGGAPPPPHPEGYAGVPPPPPPPGGYAGAPSPPPGGYVGAPPPPPLPGAYVGAPSPPPPPLPPPPRGYGGAPPPPPLPGGYVGAPPPPPPPGGYVGAPPPPPPPGGYVGAPPPPPPPGGYIGAPPPPPLPGGIGGVPPPPPPVGGLGGTPLSPPPAGFRGGAPPPPPPPGGHGGPPPPPPRGHGGVGGPPPPPGAPAPPMPPGVPGGPPPPPGVPGGPPPPPGGRGMPTPPGGRGHGLARALGSTLQSGARRSSLKPLHWVKVTRAMQGSLWAELQKQVDANSRAEFDVNELESLFTIAPKTKGGSKSEGRGKSLGSKPDKVQLIDLRRANNTEIMLTKIKMPLSDMMSAALALDDSVLDADQIENLIKFCPTKEEMELLKNYSGDKEALGKCEHFFLELMKVPRVESKLRIFAFKIQFQSQIRDVRKNLQTVSSACEELRSSEKLKVIMKNILLIGNTLNQGTPRGQAVGFRLDSLLKLIETRATNGRMTLMHFLCKSLAEKSPEVMDFHEDLVSLEASSKLQLKALAEEQQAVVKGLEKVELELTASESDGPVSDVFRKTLKEFIDYSSADVRSLSAFYSEVGKSADALALYFGEDPAKFPFEQVATTLLTFVGLFRKAHDENLKQIEAEKKKAQKEAEKEANQDKTPVKSKNGNGDKSPRSPSAFK
- the LOC120699883 gene encoding formin-like protein 12 isoform X2, translated to MDPYKYKNYLDSIILQLREQFADSSLMVLNFRDEGKGLVSGIFSTYGITVKDYPCQYQGCPLLPLEIILHFLRLSERWLMVEGQQNILLMHCEKGAWPVLAFMLAGLLLYRKQYNGEQRTLDMVYKQAPKELLQMLTILNPQPSHLRYLGYICKMDDELGWPTQPIPFTLDCVILRKVPNFDGVGGCRPIVRVHGQDILTIDRSHRSVAPASKAKKHVRRYRQADNVPVKLNVGSYVQGDVVLECLHVSDGPEDEKLMFRVMFNTFFIQSHILLLNFEDIDIPWDADHKFTKNFKAEVLFSEFDAESDASTEVAHDDDDIDVASADEFFEAEEIFSNADSQEGHKDADTLSTTSTDFGPTPRAEPRKNSPFTNFELDIGINGSGDNKIDELGLLLETTNDEKTCTPNEANTMHINKAEVVMSSLAATIDEDRDFSSNKEHGCMLENCSSKRDKSMGSNQDSSQIDNVLVKEVIISETNSPKDIQMIKEVIISEVTTPKLVLEGNTMDSELGETVHNLESTTLEEAEDKQRLDTFPKDEGDSGGNEYVAYDNGLVIEHEESSNEQKLHIRDANVQVIGPTDENNRVALPLSGESHLQSSSTSSESSSVKKQIKRLRACGSNGTVEQTDGIDASFSSSQSQSSNISSANMNIPPEGSIIAVTHLPTSVNAKKKHFVPLSTSSLFAQSSPRRSLLRAASTDLSFLSPLQRESKQNSVASTSGRDDSASSSVPPPSSLYTPLGSSSKISLVHPLLRPIRTVSSLPSSTFEAYIEMSMSSSISPKHQEHVKPHPPAVRPPRPLNFPSSNKYDPQSPRPPPLPPPHDPCTQSDSSTLISEHGQTSSSSHDCTQTVHDLGDSSLTSPSKSSIDTTECLLGASNLVDGEVASRPDTLTVMDVPTTSEDAKSLLHLEPCNVEISQSETINGVLPAIADDKEHGGIPIQPSPQKLSEPILLSPPPLPPPPPSCHATIVTSPCLSFTPLSPRKHYENTPSPPPPPPFSRESFVAPPPPPLPNRPSPRRKHITPPPSPPPPQSPTRHIIPPPPPPPLRYIAPPSPCSYQPHFQKDVAIPPSPLLEDHVVVSSPPLTKIDKIPPPPPPPPPPRGSEILSPPSIESTKSPWKAPLLKVTKQIPPPPPLPKEQRGSPLPTHCGGIMNIPPALPPRGHREAPLTSPSRELRGIPPPPPPPPLTGGLGGIPLPIGFQSRDLSLLQPIKRLEGPSRSPPPPPPPPPPYSNGYIGDPPPLSPSRACGGAPPPPHPEGYAGVPPPPPPPGGYAGAPSPPPGGYVGAPPPPPLPGAYVGAPSPPPPPLPPPPRGYGGAPPPPPLPGGYVGAPPPPPPPGGYVGAPPPPPPPGGYVGAPPPPPPPGGYIGAPPPPPLPGGIGGVPPPPPPVGGLGGTPLSPPPAGFRGGAPPPPPPPGGHGGPPPPPPRGHGGVGGPPPPPGAPAPPMPPGVPGGPPPPPGVPGGPPPPPGGRGMPTPPGGRGHGLARALGSTLQSGARRSSLKPLHWVKVTRAMQGSLWAELQKQVDANSRAEFDVNELESLFTIAPKTKGGSKSEGRGKSLGSKPDKVQLIDLRRANNTEIMLTKIKMPLSDMMSAALALDDSVLDADQIENLIKFCPTKEEMELLKNYSGDKEALGKCEHFFLELMKVPRVESKLRIFAFKIQFQSQIRDVRKNLQTVSSACEELRSSEKLKVIMKNILLIGNTLNQGTPRGQAVGFRLDSLLKLIETRATNGRMTLMHFLCKRSHQK
- the LOC120699883 gene encoding formin-like protein 12 isoform X6, whose product is MFRVMFNTFFIQSHILLLNFEDIDIPWDADHKFTKNFKAEVLFSEFDAESDASTEVAHDDDDIDVASADEFFEAEEIFSNADSQEGHKDADTLSTTSTDFGPTPRAEPRKNSPFTNFELDIGINGSGDNKIDELGLLLETTNDEKTCTPNEANTMHINKAEVVMSSLAATIDEDRDFSSNKEHGCMLENCSSKRDKSMGSNQDSSQIDNVLVKEVIISETNSPKDIQMIKEVIISEVTTPKLVLEGNTMDSELGETVHNLESTTLEEAEDKQRLDTFPKDEGDSGGNEYVAYDNGLVIEHEESSNEQKLHIRDANVQVIGPTDENNRVALPLSGESHLQSSSTSSESSSVKKQIKRLRACGSNGTVEQTDGIDASFSSSQSQSSNISSANMNIPPEGSIIAVTHLPTSVNAKKKHFVPLSTSSLFAQSSPRRSLLRAASTDLSFLSPLQRESKQNSVASTSGRDDSASSSVPPPSSLYTPLGSSSKISLVHPLLRPIRTVSSLPSSTFEAYIEMSMSSSISPKHQEHVKPHPPAVRPPRPLNFPSSNKYDPQSPRPPPLPPPHDPCTQSDSSTLISEHGQTSSSSHDCTQTVHDLGDSSLTSPSKSSIDTTECLLGASNLVDGEVASRPDTLTVMDVPTTSEDAKSLLHLEPCNVEISQSETINGVLPAIADDKEHGGIPIQPSPQKLSEPILLSPPPLPPPPPSCHATIVTSPCLSFTPLSPRKHYENTPSPPPPPPFSRESFVAPPPPPLPNRPSPRRKHITPPPSPPPPQSPTRHIIPPPPPPPLRYIAPPSPCSYQPHFQKDVAIPPSPLLEDHVVVSSPPLTKIDKIPPPPPPPPPPRGSEILSPPSIESTKSPWKAPLLKVTKQIPPPPPLPKEQRGSPLPTHCGGIMNIPPALPPRGHREAPLTSPSRELRGIPPPPPPPPLTGGLGGIPLPIGFQSRDLSLLQPIKRLEGPSRSPPPPPPPPPPYSNGYIGDPPPLSPSRACGGAPPPPHPEGYAGVPPPPPPPGGYAGAPSPPPGGYVGAPPPPPLPGAYVGAPSPPPPPLPPPPRGYGGAPPPPPLPGGYVGAPPPPPPPGGYVGAPPPPPPPGGYVGAPPPPPPPGGYIGAPPPPPLPGGIGGVPPPPPPVGGLGGTPLSPPPAGFRGGAPPPPPPPGGHGGPPPPPPRGHGGVGGPPPPPGAPAPPMPPGVPGGPPPPPGVPGGPPPPPGGRGMPTPPGGRGHGLARALGSTLQSGARRSSLKPLHWVKVTRAMQGSLWAELQKQVDANSRAEFDVNELESLFTIAPKTKGGSKSEGRGKSLGSKPDKVQLIDLRRANNTEIMLTKIKMPLSDMMSAALALDDSVLDADQIENLIKFCPTKEEMELLKNYSGDKEALGKCEHFFLELMKVPRVESKLRIFAFKIQFQSQIRDVRKNLQTVSSACEELRSSEKLKVIMKNILLIGNTLNQGTPRGQAVGFRLDSLLKLIETRATNGRMTLMHFLCKSLAEKSPEVMDFHEDLVSLEASSKLQLKALAEEQQAVVKGLEKVELELTASESDGPVSDVFRKTLKEFIDYSSADVRSLSAFYSEVGKSADALALYFGEDPAKFPFEQVATTLLTFVGLFRKAHDENLKQIEAEKKKAQKEAEKEANQDKTPVKSKNGNGDKSPRSPSAFK